A stretch of Lathyrus oleraceus cultivar Zhongwan6 chromosome 6, CAAS_Psat_ZW6_1.0, whole genome shotgun sequence DNA encodes these proteins:
- the LOC127094965 gene encoding uncharacterized protein LOC127094965: MTPIETDEDVKSMFQCHITLSQLPTIEIYVRLVENLEEQPSHNENLEEQPTHNENLCYPTQFVQSHEYGMSQVIDEEPTQNNEPFIPNEEVGENSEDDLEEVRFEDLFGVSDDDGNEDIFDTPTVALRVQPISLYNPPVHMQNISLDDAEPISVFGSFIPTHNADEIEEGIEYENKEECVLVLQQWHIKRSLDFSVVKSDNVRFVIKCRNSTCNFKCRVSLRKGNSRWRVGKSGGPHTCITTSMSQDHTKLSSEMISKIIMELVNQDTSIKVKVIIAHVAEKYRYIISYKKARIAKCKAIKSLYGNWETSYNDQP; encoded by the coding sequence ATGACACCCATTGAGACTGACGAAGATGTCAAGTCGATGTTTCAATGTCATATAACATTATCTCAATTACCCACCATTGAGATATACGTTCGTCTAGTCGAAAATCTTGAAGAACAACCGAGTCACAATGAAAATCTTGAAGAACAACCGACTCACAATGAAAATCTCTGTTATCCAACGCAATTTGTACAGTCACACGAGTACGGAATGAGTCAAGTCATTGACGAAGAACCGACTCAAAATAATGAACCTTTCATACCAAATGAAGAGGTAGGCGAGAATAGTGAGGATGATCTTGAGGAGGTTCGATTTGAAGATCTATTTGGTGTTAGCGATGATGATGGCAATGAAGACATCTTCGACACACCGACCGTTGCACTAAGAGTGCAACCAATTAGTTTGTACAACCCACCCGTGCACATGCAAAACATAAGTTTGGATGATGCTGAACCAATCTCCGTTTTTGGAAGTTTCATACCAACTCACAATGCTGACGAAATAGAGGAGGGCATCGAGTATGAAAATAAGGAAGAGTGTGTTCTGGTGTTGCAACAATGGCATATAAAACGTAGTCTAGATTTTTCTGTGGTTAAATCTGATAATGTACGTTTTGTCATCAAATGTAGAAATTCAACATGCAATTTCAAATGCAGGGTCTCTTTGCGTAAGGGCAACTCAAGGTGGAGAGTTGGTAAGTCTGGTGGGCCTCATACGTGCATAACCACTTCCATGTCACAAGACCATACAAAACTCAGTTCAGAAATGATTAGTAAGATCATAATGGAGCTTGTAAATCAGGACACTTCCATTAAGGTGAAGGTTATCATCGCTCATGTTGCTGAGAAATACAGGTATATCATATCCTACAAAAAGGCACGGATTGCAAAGTGTAAGGCAATTAAGTCGCTGTATGGAAATTGGGAGACATCTTACAACGATCAGCCGTAG